A stretch of Miscanthus floridulus cultivar M001 chromosome 13, ASM1932011v1, whole genome shotgun sequence DNA encodes these proteins:
- the LOC136499698 gene encoding nuclear transcription factor Y subunit B-3-like, translated as MSNAQGNDHHDDPEGSKPTEEYAIPKATITRIMRQVVPQDSRVTSGAKETMDQCIMEFSAVLTRAAMQECHRDRRLTITADDLIAGIARLGFADYVQPMSEFLRLYRENDNQQAIAPPAPVVPGVDEETAVPPPTLSPDLTLQLGLPSVPDVTEMAPCTDVYALWPGGPPTAAGTSLASMPQPAAADEDE; from the exons ATGAGCAACGCTCAAGGAAATGATCACCATGACGATCCTGAAG GATCAAAACCAACTGAAGAGTACGCCATCCCGAAAGCCACCATAACGCGTATCATGCGCCAAGTCGTGCCACAAGACTCCAGGGTCACCAGCGGCGCCAAAGAGACCATGGACCAGTGCATCATGGAATTCTCTGCGGTCCTCACACGGGCGGCCATGCAGGAGTGCCATCGAGACCGGCGCCTGACTATCACCGCCGATGACCTAATCGCTGGCATTGCTAGATTGGGATTTGCTGATTACGTGCAGCCCATGTCCGAGTTTCTACGCCTATACCGTGAGAACGATAACCAGCAGGCTATAGCACCGCCGGCACCTGTGGTCCCGGGCGTGGATGAAGAGACTGCAGTGCCACCGCCAACACTGTCGCCAGATCTCACACTGCAGTTGGGCCTGCCATCTGTGCCAGATGTCACGGAGATGGCACCTTGCACTGACGTGTATGCACTGTGGCCTGGAGGACCACCCACGGCGGCGGGCACCTCGCTGGCGTCAATGCCGCAACCTGCTGCTGCTGATGAAGACGAGTGA